One region of Desmodus rotundus isolate HL8 chromosome 11, HLdesRot8A.1, whole genome shotgun sequence genomic DNA includes:
- the LY6G6F gene encoding lymphocyte antigen 6 complex locus protein G6f isoform X2 has translation MAVLFLLLLLLCGPSQAAADTFQAIYVASGEAMELPCPSPPILHGDELLSWFRSPATGSSTTLVTQVQVASPAPNLGKSGREPRLKLLGNYSLWLEGSREGDAGRYWCTVLGQRHKYQNWRVYDVSVLRGSQLSARAADGSHCSVLLCSVVPARRLDSVTWLEGKSLVRGHAQSFWGDGAALLLVCPGEGPAEPRGRRPRIIRCIIPQNKGISFSLAASTDASPAPCAPSTGWDVPWILMPLVIAGLGLAILVLSIVLWRRRVRGAPCRDASILQFKPEIQVYENVHLARLSSPAPKTR, from the exons ATGGCAGTCTtattcctcctccttctgctcctctgtgggccctcccaggctgctgctg ACACCTTCCAGGCCATCTACGTTGCCTCGGGGGAAGCAATGGAGCTACCATGTCCCTCACCACCCATCCTGCATGGGGATGAACTCCTGTCCTGGTTCCGCAGCCCTGCAACAGGCTCCTCTACTACCCTGGTGACCCAAGTCCAAGTGGCCAGCCCAGCCCCAAACCTTGGGAAATCTGGAAGGGAACCCAGGCTCAAATTGCTGGGGAACTACTCTTTGTGGCTAGAAGGGTCCAGGGAGGGAGACGCTGGGCGGTACTGGTGCACTGTGCTGGGTCAGCGCCACAAGTACCAGAACTGGAGGGTGTATGACGTCTCTGTGCTCAGAG GATCCCAGTTATCTGCAAGAGCTGCGGATGGGTCCCACTGTTCTGTCCTTCTGTGCTCTGTGGTCCCTGCCAGACGTCTGGACTCTGTGACCTGGCTGGAGGGGAAGAGTCTTGTGAGGGGCCATGCACAGTCCTTCTGGGGCGATGGGGCCGCTCTGCTCTTGGTGTGTCCTGGGGAAGGGCCTGCTGAGCCCAGGGGCCGTAGACCAAGGATCATCCGCTGCATCATCCCTCAGAATAAGGGGATCAGCTTTAGCCTGGCAG CCTCCACGGATGCCTCTCCTGCCCCCTGTGCCCCTTCCACGGGCTGGGACGTGCCCTGGATCCTGATGCCGTTGGTCATAGCAGGCCTGGGGCTCGCCATCCTGGTCCTCAGCATCGTGCTCTGGAGGCGGAGGGTCCGGGGTGCTCCGTGCAGGG ATGCCTCAATTCTTCAGTTCAAACCTGAAATCCAGGTCTATGAGAACGTCCACTTGGCCCGTCTCAG CTCACCTGCTCCCAAGACCAGATGA
- the LY6G6F gene encoding lymphocyte antigen 6 complex locus protein G6f isoform X1: protein MAVLFLLLLLLCGPSQAAADTFQAIYVASGEAMELPCPSPPILHGDELLSWFRSPATGSSTTLVTQVQVASPAPNLGKSGREPRLKLLGNYSLWLEGSREGDAGRYWCTVLGQRHKYQNWRVYDVSVLRGSQLSARAADGSHCSVLLCSVVPARRLDSVTWLEGKSLVRGHAQSFWGDGAALLLVCPGEGPAEPRGRRPRIIRCIIPQNKGISFSLAASTDASPAPCAPSTGWDVPWILMPLVIAGLGLAILVLSIVLWRRRVRGAPCRDASILQFKPEIQVYENVHLARLRERGREGEREGERQQCAGDASISCLLHASNQGPCPATRHVP, encoded by the exons ATGGCAGTCTtattcctcctccttctgctcctctgtgggccctcccaggctgctgctg ACACCTTCCAGGCCATCTACGTTGCCTCGGGGGAAGCAATGGAGCTACCATGTCCCTCACCACCCATCCTGCATGGGGATGAACTCCTGTCCTGGTTCCGCAGCCCTGCAACAGGCTCCTCTACTACCCTGGTGACCCAAGTCCAAGTGGCCAGCCCAGCCCCAAACCTTGGGAAATCTGGAAGGGAACCCAGGCTCAAATTGCTGGGGAACTACTCTTTGTGGCTAGAAGGGTCCAGGGAGGGAGACGCTGGGCGGTACTGGTGCACTGTGCTGGGTCAGCGCCACAAGTACCAGAACTGGAGGGTGTATGACGTCTCTGTGCTCAGAG GATCCCAGTTATCTGCAAGAGCTGCGGATGGGTCCCACTGTTCTGTCCTTCTGTGCTCTGTGGTCCCTGCCAGACGTCTGGACTCTGTGACCTGGCTGGAGGGGAAGAGTCTTGTGAGGGGCCATGCACAGTCCTTCTGGGGCGATGGGGCCGCTCTGCTCTTGGTGTGTCCTGGGGAAGGGCCTGCTGAGCCCAGGGGCCGTAGACCAAGGATCATCCGCTGCATCATCCCTCAGAATAAGGGGATCAGCTTTAGCCTGGCAG CCTCCACGGATGCCTCTCCTGCCCCCTGTGCCCCTTCCACGGGCTGGGACGTGCCCTGGATCCTGATGCCGTTGGTCATAGCAGGCCTGGGGCTCGCCATCCTGGTCCTCAGCATCGTGCTCTGGAGGCGGAGGGTCCGGGGTGCTCCGTGCAGGG ATGCCTCAATTCTTCAGTTCAAACCTGAAATCCAGGTCTATGAGAACGTCCACTTGGCCCGTCTCAG agagaggggaagggagggagaaagagaaggagagagacagcaaTGTGCGGGAGAtgcatcgatcagctgcctcttgcacgcctccaaccagggaccctgccccgcaaccaggcatgtgccctga